A stretch of the Candidatus Endomicrobium procryptotermitis genome encodes the following:
- a CDS encoding Rrf2 family transcriptional regulator has product MRISAKARYGLSSMICLAQKYNTGECTTIISLSERLKISKIYLEQVFSLLKRANLVSSTKGSQGGYQIVVVPKKISVYDILSSIEAALFEKTGKTVAESDEAIEKAMHQTVFKKLDENIKEVLSKITLADLTNETEKQSSKDGYMFYL; this is encoded by the coding sequence ATGAGGATTTCCGCAAAAGCAAGATACGGACTTTCATCTATGATTTGCCTTGCGCAAAAATATAATACTGGAGAGTGTACTACAATAATAAGCCTATCAGAAAGATTAAAAATATCGAAAATATATTTGGAACAGGTTTTTTCATTATTAAAGCGCGCCAATCTGGTATCGTCAACAAAAGGTTCTCAGGGAGGATACCAGATTGTAGTCGTCCCTAAAAAAATATCCGTTTACGATATTCTTTCTTCCATAGAAGCAGCTTTATTTGAAAAAACAGGTAAAACTGTTGCTGAAAGCGACGAGGCCATAGAAAAAGCTATGCATCAGACAGTTTTTAAAAAACTTGACGAAAATATTAAAGAAGTCCTTTCAAAAATAACTCTCGCGGATTTGACAAATGAAACCGAAAAACAATCTTCAAAAGATGGATACATGTTTTATTTATAA